AGACGGTCGCCTGGACGCCCTTCTGAAGAGCGGCGGTTGGAGCACTTTGCGCTCCACCACCCGCTCTTCAGAAATCTTCATTTCCAACAGTATAGTTATAGCCTATTTTCAACAGACAATTGCGAGGGAGCGTTAGCGACTGCGGCAATCTCGGTTTGATGAAAAATGAAATGCGAGACCTGCCTGCCGCAGGCTGGTTGCTTCGCTGCGCTCGCAATGACTCAGATAACGAGTTGTAAAGAAAAAGCGGGACTGGAAACCAGCCCCGCAATAAGATTAAGAAACACTGAGGGTGTGAGCGTATTTAGGTACGGCTTACGGCTCCATCTCAAAAGCGCGTACGCCCGTGATTCGGACTTTATGCACGCCTTCGCCGACGATTTGCGCAACGAGCATCATCGGGTTATTTTGTACGGACGCCATGCCGCTGACCACAAATGTCTTGGTCGAACCAAGCGGGACTTGCGCCAGTGGAATTTCATGGATCGCCATATTGCTGCCGTTGCCGATCAGCAATGTCAGCGTACCGCCGATGTCGTTGGTGTCACGGACCACGTCAAATTCAGCGGCAAATTTCTTCGGCGCTTCACCCATATCATATAGCGACCCAAACCGCACGGCTTCGTCTCCCGGCGCGAGTTCAAGCACCAAATCAGAGCCGTCAAAGGTCGCGGAACCTGAGGTGTCAGGAGACAAGAACAAGTTCGGCTGCCACTCGCCCAGCGCGACAAAGTCGTCAGGCTGACGCAAGGTTTCGTTCTGGTCGATTACCATATTATCAAAGTAGAAGGTCGCGGTTTGTTCGCCTTCGTTGAACAGCGTGATGAACGGCGTCACGCTGGTATACTCTTGCACCAACTCGATGCGAATCTGGCGCCATTCGCCCAGGCTAACTTCCGGCGCACTGTTGTATGAATACCCCGCCGAACCGTCAACGCCGCTTATTTGCGTGAAGGCGCCGACTGCAACTTGCAGCGATTCGCTCATGGCGTTGTACCAACCCGAAATGCGGGCCGGATTGGAACCGAGTTCCACTTGCGGGCCGATGATCGTTACCAGTTGCCCAGCAGGAACCGTTACGCGCAGCCCTACGCCATTGCTTGCTTCAGGCATGGCGGGATCGCTGGGCGTCACTTCGATTCCCGTGTCGGCTGTGAATGGGAACGCAGCAAAACCGAGATCAATCAACGAAGCGCCAAATGGTTCAAACGGGAAGGTGTATACCCGCTCGCCCAATGGAGGCGTCGGCGTTGGAACTGGAGTGTTCGTCGGCGGTACTGGAGTGTTGGTCGGTTGTCCCGGCGCTGGCGTACTCGTCGCTACAGGAGGAACCGGAGTGTTAGTCGGCTGTCCTGGAACCGGGGTGTTAGTCGGCTGTCCTGGAACAGGTGTATTCGTTGGAGGAACCGGCGTGTTCGTCGGCTGCCCAGGAACCGGAGTATTCGTTGGAGGAACCGGCGTGTTAGTCGGTTGTCCTGGAACTGGTGTATTCGTCGGCGGAACCGGCGTGTTAGTCGGCTGCCCAGGAACCGGAGTATTCGTCGGCGGAACCGGCGTGTTAGTCGGCTGTCCTGGAACCGGAGTGTTCGTCACCGTCGGGGGCACAGGGGTGTTGGTCGGCGGCCCCGGCGTTGGCGTATTGGTCGGCGGCCCCGGCGTTGGCGTATTGGTCGGCGGCAGCGGCGTCGGAGTTATTGTCGGCGGCACTGGCGTCGGCGTGATGGTCGGCGTATTCGTCGGCAGCGGCGTGTTGGTCGCCGTCGGAGGAACAGGAGTGTTGGTTGGCGGTACAGGCGTTGGCGTTGCTTCAACGTCAAAGCGCAAATACACACCGTTTGGATATGGGTTCTTCGACTGGTCAGCATCATTATTGAAGACTTCAACACGACGGCTGAAGGCGCCAACCGGAGCGAGACCAAAGTCAACATTGACGTTAACTTTCTGATTTTCACCCGGCTCAACATTAAACGGTGCGGGCGGATCCAAATCGATCCAATCGCTGTCCACGTCAAAGTCTAGCGATGAAACCTGCAATGTGCCCTGGCCATCGTTATAGACGCGGAACGATTGTGAATCATTCACGCTAGAGAAGAAATCGCTGACAACCGAGAAGGTATTCGGCCCAGTCGGTACTAGAGTTCCTTCGACGCGGTAGGTCCATGTTCCCGCTTCAGGGTTAGCAACAACCACCTGCTCGACATTATCAACCGTATTGACGCCGCGAGTCGCTGCAACGCTGGGTTGGTTTTTGTTCAACACCCACGGGCGATGAGTCACGCCTGAGGGCGAAACCAACACCAAGTCAAGATTGTTGATGAGCGGCGTATCGGTTGAGTACGGTCCTGGAGGATCCGTCCACACCACGGTCACTTTTAATTCAGGCTCTCCGGCGGGAACCGATACGCGATATGACAACATGCTGCCGTCGGTCACTTCGCCTTCGCGCCATTGTAAGTTGTTGATGAGATTGGCGGTATTTTCCGCCTGCATGATGCCCCAGCCATATTCATAATCGGGACCCACGCGGCCTAAGTCTCTGGCGCCGTGGATCAACATGGCTTTCATCGAAGAGGCCAGCGGGTCTTCGCCATGCTGCTCAAGGAAATATTGATAGAGCAGCGCTGCCGTGCCGCATGCGCTGGGCGACGACATTGACGTTCCTGACATATAGCCGTGGCTGTTGTTAAGCGTGGTTGAATATAACGACACGCCGTTGGCGCAGATATCTGGCTTGACGCGACCATCGTTGGCCGGGCCCCAGCTGCTGAACGAAGACATTGTATCGTTGTCTTCCAACGCGCCGATGGTGACGATGTTTTTCGCAACGCCGACGGCGGGGATGGTGTCATAGGGGCCGTCGCGACGCGGGCCGCCATTGTAAGCGTCAGGGCCATCGTTGCGGTCATTGCCCGCCGATTTAAAAATCAACAGGTTTTTCTTGTAGACCACATCATCATAGCCGCGAGCGCTGTAGGCGTACAAACCAAACAAGCGGTCGCCGGTGTCTTGCCACCCGCCGTTGTAATACCAACCCGCGATGTATCCGTATGAGTGGTTAGAAAGACGTACGCCCAAATCAATCGCGGCGTTCATTTCGCTGACGTCGTTCGTCCAGTCGTAAGAACGGATCGCAACGCTCGGCGCCATACCCAGCGAGTTCGCCGCCGAAGCGCCTGAACCGCCGATGGTGCCCGCAACGTGGGTGCCATGGTTGCCATAAGAAACATTGTTGCCAAGCGTCAAGCGGTTGCCAAAATCAGTGTGCGGATAAACCGCCCCGCCGTCCCACACGCCGACGGTGACATCGCGTCCCGTCATATTGAATTGCGGAGAGCGCAGCGTGCTTGCTTGTGAACGCTGAGCAGCAGTGACGTTATTTTCAATGCGTTCCGGTAGAAGCGGTTCGATCCAACGGACGGCGTCAATCGAGGCGATGGCCTGCATCTTTTGCGGATCGACTGCCACTCGATAGACATCTTCAAATTCTATCCCCTGCACTTCACCGCCAGCGGCGGTAATCGCGGCGCGGGCGGCAATGTCGTTAACATCGGGGAACACAATCACAACGATAATCACGCGCCCGTCGTCCAACAACGCATTGGGCGGAAACTCGCCGTTCACAGCGGCGGGCGAGAGGCGGTCAACATTTGATACATTGGATGACCAGCGAACCCGGTCGCTCTTGGTGAGCGTCATCAGCGCCGAAGCGCCTTGCGCGTCAACGTCAACCGACGCCCAGAACGCCATGTTCGGAACATAATCCAACAGACGAATACCGCGCTTGGCGAGTTGTTCGCGTTCTTGCAAAGTCGGTAAGCGCTCGAATTGGATCATCACGTGTTCCACGCCGCCATTGGCGGACGCTTGCGGATGGGCGCTGCTCATCAGTTGGAACAAGTTCTGACGGCCGGTCGCGATGGTTCCGCTGCGGAGATAGATGCCCCAATCGGTTACAGGAGCGCGATCTTGAATCGGCTGTTTCATCACCACGGTGCGCCCCGCGTTGTTGGCGCCGTCTTCAATATTCGTAAACGATAGTTCAAGCGGTTCGACGCGGATGTTCGCCGGGCCAGGCAACGGCGTCGGCGACGGCGTCGGCGTCAAAGTCGGCGGCAACGGCGGCAAGGTTGGGGTCGGGGTTGCAGTCGGCGACGGCGGTTGGAAATTAACGTCGATGCCATAGAAGCCCGTCGAATCAAAGAAGCCAACCACAGCCGCGTAATAGACGGCATTGGCTTGTAGCGTCATTGAAATTTTTGAGAACGACCCAGCGCCGCCTTCATCATCAATTGCAAGAAGGCTGGTGCGGTTATTCGGTCCAAATAAAAGCAAGACGGTGTCCATCGAAACCTGGCCGGACGCCTGATGGGTTTCGATCACGTACGTCCCGCCTGTGGAAGTTTCAAAGCGGTACCAGTCTTCGTCGCCCGCCATTGCGATCTGACCTTCAACGGCTGGCGCGTTCACAACCAAAGCAATTGAGTCATCCGGCGGCACTGTCGCCGTCGGCGGAACCGGCGTGTTGGTCGGCTGCGCAGGCGCTGGCGTATTCGTCACCGTCGGCGGCGCAGGCGTATTCGTCGGCTGTCCTGGCGCTGGCGTGTTCGTCGGAGGCGCAGGCGTATTGGTCGGCTGTCCCGGCGCTGGCGTATTTGTCGCCGTCGGTGGAACCGGAGGCGTCGTGGCGGTTGGTGGAACAGGCGTATTCGTCGGTTGCCCTGGCGCCGGAGTGTTCGTCGGCGGAGCAGGCGTGTTCGTCGCCGTCGGAGGAGCCGGGGTGTTGGTCGGCTGTCCCGGCGCTGGCGTGTTGGTCGCCGTCGGTGGAACCGGGGTATTCGTCGGTTCGCCCGGCTGCGGCGTGTTGGTCGGCGGCGCAGGCGTATTGGTTGGCTGACCCGGAGCAGGCGTGCTCGTCGCCGTCGCTGTTGGCGGCACAACAATAATCGGCGTACTGGTCGGCGGAACCGGCGTATTCGTCGGTTGGCCGGGGGCCGGAGTATTGGTCGCCGTCGGTGGAACCGGAGTATTGGTCACGGTTGGAGGAATTGGCGTATTCGTCGGCGGCAACGGGGTGTTGGTCGGAACCGGAGTTTCTGTCGGCGGCAATTCTTGTAAGAATTGAACCGGGCCGGCGGAATCAAACGGGCCATAAGAAATTGGCGTCCCGCTTTTGGTGATGACTAAAATTTCAAATGCGTAGGTGTGGTTAAATTCTGGACCGTTATCAAAATTCGTATCTATCGAGTCGCTGCTGACCGCGCTCCAAATAAAGAGCGAATCTTGAGGATCAGCCGGACTGCCTAAGTAGACGAAATCGCCCGCGCCGTCTTGTTGGACGGAAACGCGAATTTCACTGATGTCGGATGTGGGGATCAAACCAGGTTGGAATATCCAACGAACAGCCAGTTCGCGTTGGTCAGCCGGGTCGCGATCCAGGCCGTTACTAATATCTTCAACGGTGTCGCCGGAGTCGGTAATCAACACCGACTTGACGGGATTTACATTCAAAACCAAGACGGACGCCGTATCAAACGAGGTCGGTTGTTGCCCGTCCGTGGTCTCTAAACTGACAACGTACAAACCCGCTTCAAATGGTGAGAACACTGTCTCCGCCGCTTGGGCGTTTGCAAACTGGTTCGCGCTTAAATTCGGGCCGGAGATTACTTCCCACAGATACGAATATTGCCCTGCCCCGCCTGCTGCGGAACCTGATAGCTGAATCCCGCTTTGAATCAGCGTGATCTTACTCGGCCCGGCGTCAGCAACGACAAAGTCGTTAACAAGAACCGTGACCGAGTCAGCGGATGCGGTTTGTTCATCTTCGGCGACGAGACGCAAAACATACGTACCGCTTGCCGTGGGAACAAACGTCGTCTGAGCGGTGTCGGCGCTGGTGAATTGCCCGACGTCTAAATTGGCGCCGGAAAGCACTTCCCAACTGAATGAGACGTTGCCCGTACCGCCGGTCGCATTGCCTTGTATAGAGATCGGATTGCCAATGTAGGTCACCAAATCAGGCCCAGCATTCGCGCTGACAAACTGCGGCATATCGACAAAGCGAACGCGCTGGTTGCCAGCGTCAGCAATATATAAATCGCCGTCTTGTTCAACAAAAACAAAATTGGGGCTGTCCAGGTCTGCATTGAGCGCTTCGATGCCTTCGCCAAAGAAACCTTCAGCGCCGGTCCCCGCAACGGTGGAAATAATTCCCTTTACGTTTACGCGGCGAATGACATGGTTGCCCGTGTCAGCAATATATATATTGCCGAACGGATCGACCGCCACGCCTTCGGGGTTGCGCAAGCGTCCTTCAATCGCAGGCCCGCCGTCGCCGGACAGCTGCGGCTGCCCCGAACCAGCGACCAGAAAGATGGTTCCATCAACATCGACTTTGCGAACCTGATGATTGCGGGTATCGGCGATATAGATCACGCCGTCAGCATCCACGAAAACCCCTGCGGGTTGAAACAGGCGCGATTCGGTCGCGGGGATACCGTCAACATCGACTCCCTGAAGCCCATTGCCCGCAACCGTAATAATGGTCCCATCCGGTAAGACTTTGCGAATGCGGTTGTTCAGCGTGTCGGCGATATAAATCGAACCGTCGTCGTCAACGAACAAATCGCGCGGACGGTTCAACGCCGCTTCGGCAGCGAGGCCGCCTTCACCGGAAAAACCGATGTCGCCGTTGCCTGCAACCGTTTCGATATCGCCGTTGGGCGAGACTTTGCGAATGCGGTTATTGAATGTATCCGCAATATACAAAAAGCCATCTTTCACGAAGACGGCTTCGGGTTTATTCAATGGGGTCGCGATTGCTGAGGCGGCGTCAGGGTCATACCCGACCTGCCCGTTGCCCGCTACGGTAGAAATCGTGCCATTGGGCAAGACTTTGCGAATTCGGTTGTTCTGGGTATCCGCAATATAAATCGAACCGTCATCCGTTACGAAAACGCTGGACGGCTTCGCCAATCCGGCCTGTAAGGCGGGGATGCCGTCTCCGTTATATTCGGCGGCTCCACTACCAGCGACAGTGCTGATCGTCGGCCCGGTCTCTTGCGCATTTGGCGCGAGAGTAACGAATAAAGCCAGCAAAAATACAAACGCATACCTGCAAGTAAATCGGTTTAATGAGCTCACAACCTCGTTCATTTTGAAACCCTCTCTTTGCGCGTCACACCCGTAGTGGTATCAGATCATATAAAGAATTGAATGAATTGTAGCAGAACGTAATACAAAGTTAAAGAGAAAATCCGAATTTTTTTATTATGAAGTTTTGGGTGGGTTATCGGGGAAAACAGAATATAATACAACATATTGAATCTAGTATGCTTATATGCTTAATTATATTCCAAAATCACCGGGAGAGAACCCAAAAAATGTTAAAAAAGTATATTCCTTTAGTCGTCTTTACTCTTTTGAGTGTTAATTTCGCTTTTTCACAGGTTGTGGCAGACGAATGGGACTCGACCGATGATTTTCCAATTGGCGCGACATTACTTGAAATTCCTTCCAATAGTTCAGGAACCCACGGCCTCCATACTTTATCGGATAATGATACGGAAGATTGGTTCACATTCACGCTGGAAGCAGGCGCCTTGTACGAATTTTCCTCCGACAGCGAAATCACGATAACCGCCGATTTGCTCGCATCTGACGCGGATACGGTTGTAGCCAACGATCTCATTGATCTTGGCAATGAATTTGGCGCGAACGCGCCCAATTTTCGCTTTACCTACACACCAGAAAGCACCAGCGTGTTCTTTTTACGCATCCGCAACGTCATCGCATCAGAGGCTGGCTCATATACATTGTCCTATCTCGGCGATGATGGAACCGTTCCCGGCGATGCGTGGGACCCAGCCGACGATTCCGCATTCGGTGCGACTGATTTGGGGGCGCTCTCTTCAGAAGAAACCACACACGGGCCTCATTCACTGACGCCCCGCGACGCCGAAGACTGGTTCCGTTTTCAGGTCATCGCAGGCGAAGCGTTTTTAATTGAATCCGACAGCAACGCAGACCTCGTCGGTGAACTCTACCGCACCAGCGGCGCGGTACGCATCGCCGCCAATGACAACGGTGGAGAGAACTTCAACTTTTCGCTGCGCTACAACCCGACCAGCAACGGCGAACTTTGGCTGCGCGTCACCCTGAGCGAACTCGAAACCCGTGGCGATTATACCATCCGCTTGGTCAGCGGCGTTGAACCGCCCGAAGGCGGCGACGAATGGGACCCGGCGGACGATATCCCCGACGGCGCCACCAATTTGGGGGGACCAACCGATGAAGACAAAACCCACGGCCCGCACACATTATTAGAGAGCGATATCGCCGACTACTTTATCTTCACCCTTCCAGGTGGATTTGAATATGAATTTTATACCTCCGGCGATTACAACACCGTGGGCGAGTTGTTGCTTGCAGACGGCATGACCCAGGTCAGCCTTGATGAAACCAGCGGCGACGGCAACAACTTCCGTATTACCTTCAGCACCACCGATACCGCGAAATATATTTTGCACGTCCGCGAATTTGCCAATGGCTTCGCCGTCTATCAATTGCATTACCGCCGCACCGCCAGTATTCCTGAACCGCCGACGGACGACTTTGATCCGGCCGACGATCTCGCCAGCGGCGCGACGGCGCTAGATACGCCCACGATGGACGAGCAATCCCATACAGGCCACACGCTGTCGATTGTTGATCCTCTCGACTGGTTCAAGATTACGCTCGAAGCAGGCGCAACCTACGAGTTTTGGAGCAGCGGACCGTCCGACACTCTCGCGACAATTTATGATGCGCAACAACAACCCTTGCAAGAACTCGACGCAGGCGGCGCACAATCTAACTTCCGGGGACAATTCACGCCGGATGCCAGCGGTGACTATTTCCTCCGGCTTCGGCTCTTTGATACAGGCGCGACCGGTGAGTATTCCCTGCATTATCGCAAGTACGTCTCGCCTGCCGCCGAAGGCGACGCCTGGGACCCGGTGGATGACGCAACCAACGGCGCAACCCAATTGGCCGAAGCAAACCGCAACGGCCTTTCACACGGGCCGCACCGCTTAACGCCGGGCGACTCGGATTGGTTCCAAGTCGTTTTGACCCAAGGCGTGTATTACGAATTCTTCTCAACCGGCAATTCAGATACAGCCGCCCAACTCTATCTCGCAGACGGCGTCACTTGGGTCGCCAGCGATGAAGACAACGGCGCCTCCACCAACTTCAACCTGCAATACACCGCCGCAACGACGAATATTTATTATCTGCGCGTGTATGAAGAAACCAGCGCAGACGGCGTGTATGACCTCAATTACTTTAGCGATTTAGATTCCACCGCACCTTCCGGCGCCTTGCCTGTGGTCATTCACCGCTTGAATAGTGCGTCTGAATTCTCCGCCGTAGCAGGCGGGTTTAACCAAGCGCCAGCGGGCGAAGTATCCGTCGGCACCATCGCGTCGAGCGGCTTTGTTTACTCGGACGCAAGCGGCGCCATTATCCGCACCGACCCCAGCGAAGTGATGTTGTTGCAATTCCCGACGATTGAAGTCGGCGACGGTTTGCTCTTGCTTCGCGCCACCGTGCGTTCAACCGCGCCGGGCGCGCAAATCTGGCTGGCAGCGCTCGACGCCTCGCTGGACGGCTCAGCCGCCTCGACCATGATCGCCGACAGCGGCGCCGTACAAAGCGACTACCAACGGATGTTGTTGTTATACAATCCACCCAGCGGCGCAGCGGCGCCCATCATCCAAATCGCCAACATCAGCGGCAGCGAACAAGTCGGCGTGTTGTTGGATACCGTTGAAGCCTACGTCATCCCCAGCGATGAAGTTTGGTCGGCGGAACTGTTCTTCCCCCAAACAAATGCTCCGGCGCAAGCCTCGTTGCTGCCGCAACTCACTCAGCAATTCTCGTTGGCGGGCGAAGCAGTCTTTAGTGAAGTCCCGGGCGGTTTCTCGGTTGATCCGGCTTACCCCGGCGGCGAACTCACCACTGGCGCACTCCCTGTTGACGATGACCGCATGAGCGATGGACAAGGCGTAACCATCAAGGTTTCTCCTGGAGAAGTCCATTTGATTACGTTCCCTGCGGTTGAGGTCGGCGACGCGGTCGCGTTGATTCGCGCGACGGTCAGAACATCGGCGCCGGGCGCACAAGTGGCGCTCGCCGCGATTGACGCTTCGCTTGATGGTTCGATCTCAGCCGACATTCCGGCAAATAGCGCCAACATCCAAGACAGTGACCATGTAATGACGATCCTTTATGACCCCACGTCGAGCGCATTGGTCCCCATTATTCAATTGGCGAATTTGCCGGGACAGCAAGATGTTGAACTCTACATTGACGAGTTAGAAATATACACGCTACCCAGTCAGGGCGGCATCCCGGGCCAGTTGTTGGGCGGCGAATGATGATTTGCGTTGTAGTAACAAAATATGTTTGGTTGAAATTTTAATGGATTGAATTGAAGGGGATGGCGAACCCTGCCTGCCGCAGGCTGGCTCCTGGTGAGCCGCAAGAGGACGAAATTGTTTCGATACTTCGTGGCTCGTCGGGAGACTCGCCCTCCCCACGAATTAGCCCGCTTGTATTCCTTTTCCTAATGGATGAAGGAATACAAGCACCCCTCTATTAAGCAAGGACGATAGTCAAAAAAAAGCGCCTCCCAATTTCGGAAGGCGCTTTCGTTTTGTGTCTTTTTCTAGTGAACTTATGCAGCGGATATGCCGTCATCTACATTTTCTTCAATCGGCATTGTTGAACGCATCATCAAATACTTGATCGATACAACGCCCATGAAAATAAACTCCGCAACTAAATACGCAATCACATATTCGCCGCCGCCCGCGCCAAAGCCATAACTATGCAGGCCGGTCCCAAGAACGAAGTTGACGCCATACCACGTCATTAAGATCAAGAAGAAACCGAGTATGGAGCCGATAGCGGTTCCGAAATCATGAATCCAACCGGTGTAGCGAGCGTGGAGAATCGCAAGATACCCCAGCAGTGAAATCAGCGCCCAGGTTTCTTTTGGGTCCCAGCCCCAGAAACGGCCCCATGATTCCGCCGCCCACACGCCGCCCAGAATGGTTCCAATGGCTAGAAGCACCACGCCGACTTGCAAGACGCGATATAAAAACAAACTGAGCTCGCGTAAGAGCATCTTATTGTTAGGGCAATAGAAGTAGACAAACAAACTAACGTGTGCGAGGCCCATCGCCAACGCGAAGGCGCTGTAACTAATGGTGATGGTCAACACGTGAATGATGAGCCAATAGTTGCTGCGCAACACCGGAACCAGCGGTTCGATATTCGGATCAAATGGCAGAATATCAGCCAGAATCAAAAAGCCCACGCCGCAGAATGTACCCACCGCCGCATACCAGCGGCGCCGATAGATGAGTTCAAAAATCAGGGCGAACAACAACACGCCCCAACCGACGAACACCACCGTCTCATACATAT
This portion of the Candidatus Hinthialibacter antarcticus genome encodes:
- a CDS encoding S8 family serine peptidase, whose translation is MNEVVSSLNRFTCRYAFVFLLALFVTLAPNAQETGPTISTVAGSGAAEYNGDGIPALQAGLAKPSSVFVTDDGSIYIADTQNNRIRKVLPNGTISTVAGNGQVGYDPDAASAIATPLNKPEAVFVKDGFLYIADTFNNRIRKVSPNGDIETVAGNGDIGFSGEGGLAAEAALNRPRDLFVDDDGSIYIADTLNNRIRKVLPDGTIITVAGNGLQGVDVDGIPATESRLFQPAGVFVDADGVIYIADTRNHQVRKVDVDGTIFLVAGSGQPQLSGDGGPAIEGRLRNPEGVAVDPFGNIYIADTGNHVIRRVNVKGIISTVAGTGAEGFFGEGIEALNADLDSPNFVFVEQDGDLYIADAGNQRVRFVDMPQFVSANAGPDLVTYIGNPISIQGNATGGTGNVSFSWEVLSGANLDVGQFTSADTAQTTFVPTASGTYVLRLVAEDEQTASADSVTVLVNDFVVADAGPSKITLIQSGIQLSGSAAGGAGQYSYLWEVISGPNLSANQFANAQAAETVFSPFEAGLYVVSLETTDGQQPTSFDTASVLVLNVNPVKSVLITDSGDTVEDISNGLDRDPADQRELAVRWIFQPGLIPTSDISEIRVSVQQDGAGDFVYLGSPADPQDSLFIWSAVSSDSIDTNFDNGPEFNHTYAFEILVITKSGTPISYGPFDSAGPVQFLQELPPTETPVPTNTPLPPTNTPIPPTVTNTPVPPTATNTPAPGQPTNTPVPPTSTPIIVVPPTATATSTPAPGQPTNTPAPPTNTPQPGEPTNTPVPPTATNTPAPGQPTNTPAPPTATNTPAPPTNTPAPGQPTNTPVPPTATTPPVPPTATNTPAPGQPTNTPAPPTNTPAPGQPTNTPAPPTVTNTPAPAQPTNTPVPPTATVPPDDSIALVVNAPAVEGQIAMAGDEDWYRFETSTGGTYVIETHQASGQVSMDTVLLLFGPNNRTSLLAIDDEGGAGSFSKISMTLQANAVYYAAVVGFFDSTGFYGIDVNFQPPSPTATPTPTLPPLPPTLTPTPSPTPLPGPANIRVEPLELSFTNIEDGANNAGRTVVMKQPIQDRAPVTDWGIYLRSGTIATGRQNLFQLMSSAHPQASANGGVEHVMIQFERLPTLQEREQLAKRGIRLLDYVPNMAFWASVDVDAQGASALMTLTKSDRVRWSSNVSNVDRLSPAAVNGEFPPNALLDDGRVIIVVIVFPDVNDIAARAAITAAGGEVQGIEFEDVYRVAVDPQKMQAIASIDAVRWIEPLLPERIENNVTAAQRSQASTLRSPQFNMTGRDVTVGVWDGGAVYPHTDFGNRLTLGNNVSYGNHGTHVAGTIGGSGASAANSLGMAPSVAIRSYDWTNDVSEMNAAIDLGVRLSNHSYGYIAGWYYNGGWQDTGDRLFGLYAYSARGYDDVVYKKNLLIFKSAGNDRNDGPDAYNGGPRRDGPYDTIPAVGVAKNIVTIGALEDNDTMSSFSSWGPANDGRVKPDICANGVSLYSTTLNNSHGYMSGTSMSSPSACGTAALLYQYFLEQHGEDPLASSMKAMLIHGARDLGRVGPDYEYGWGIMQAENTANLINNLQWREGEVTDGSMLSYRVSVPAGEPELKVTVVWTDPPGPYSTDTPLINNLDLVLVSPSGVTHRPWVLNKNQPSVAATRGVNTVDNVEQVVVANPEAGTWTYRVEGTLVPTGPNTFSVVSDFFSSVNDSQSFRVYNDGQGTLQVSSLDFDVDSDWIDLDPPAPFNVEPGENQKVNVNVDFGLAPVGAFSRRVEVFNNDADQSKNPYPNGVYLRFDVEATPTPVPPTNTPVPPTATNTPLPTNTPTITPTPVPPTITPTPLPPTNTPTPGPPTNTPTPGPPTNTPVPPTVTNTPVPGQPTNTPVPPTNTPVPGQPTNTPVPPTNTPVPGQPTNTPVPPTNTPVPGQPTNTPVPPTNTPVPGQPTNTPVPGQPTNTPVPPVATSTPAPGQPTNTPVPPTNTPVPTPTPPLGERVYTFPFEPFGASLIDLGFAAFPFTADTGIEVTPSDPAMPEASNGVGLRVTVPAGQLVTIIGPQVELGSNPARISGWYNAMSESLQVAVGAFTQISGVDGSAGYSYNSAPEVSLGEWRQIRIELVQEYTSVTPFITLFNEGEQTATFYFDNMVIDQNETLRQPDDFVALGEWQPNLFLSPDTSGSATFDGSDLVLELAPGDEAVRFGSLYDMGEAPKKFAAEFDVVRDTNDIGGTLTLLIGNGSNMAIHEIPLAQVPLGSTKTFVVSGMASVQNNPMMLVAQIVGEGVHKVRITGVRAFEMEP